In a single window of the Syngnathus typhle isolate RoL2023-S1 ecotype Sweden linkage group LG19, RoL_Styp_1.0, whole genome shotgun sequence genome:
- the map3k15 gene encoding mitogen-activated protein kinase kinase kinase 15 isoform X3, whose translation MDKRAHLVPLTESSMILASSGNYYFIPYIVTPNHEYTCCESDAQRRASEYMQPSWDNLLGPLCVPLMDRFTSLLKDIHVTSCASFKDTLLNDIRKAREKYQGEELAKELSRIKLRIDNTEVLTQDIVMNLLFSYRDIQDYDAMVKLVQTLEMLPTCDLATQPMIQFHYAFALNRRNSPGDREQALRVMLHVLQSCEHPAPDMFCLCGRIYKDIFLDSDCKDTKNRDNAIQWYRKGFELQPTLYSGINLAVLLIVAGQQFESSMELRKIGVRLNSLLGRKGSLEKMNNYWDVGQFFTVSMLASDIPKATQAAEKLFKLKPPLWYLRSVVQNLQLIQRFKKQLVEHSPQRDRLNFWMDIIVEATQGTTNRLRFPVLILEPTKVYQPSYVSINNEAEEKNVSIWHVSPAETKGIHEWNFTAMSIKGISISKFDERCCFLYVHDNSDDFQIYFSTEEQCARFCSMVKEMISDGTGNSVELEGEGDGDTLEYEYDTDETGDRVVLGRGTYGVVYAGRDVSNQVRIAIKEIPERDSRYSQPLHEEIALHKYLKHRNIVQYLGSVSENGYIKIFMEQVPGGSLSALLRSKWGPLKEATIIFYTRQILEGLRYLHENQIVHRDIKGDNVLVNTYSGVLKISDFGTSKRLAGVNPCTETFTGTLQYMAPEIIDKGPRGYGAPADIWSLGCTIIEMATGKPPFHELGEPQAAMFKVGMFKIHPEIPESLSPEAKSFILRCFEPDPHKRALASDLLRDTFVRHNAKGKKSKIAFKASDYIHVSLPVQLQCEAAGSSSSEHGSMSPDCDSKHDVFFHKKKSSGSENLLKPPNSNYLSVPDEGSVSEDRSGAPPSPEDRDGGLFLLKKDSERRAILFKVLNEDQEKVISNLKENYIQGSEELQLSVEHIKQIICILRDFIHSPERRVMAATISKLKLDLDFDSTSINQIQLVLFGFQDSVNKVLRNHHIKPHWMFAMDNIIRRAVQAAITILIPELQTHFGPASDCEGAEKDDEVDEEEADFGPVLASAEPGTPAEPTPHSAGAVPHPAHEHQRSHHHQMGAQLGRLKQETSRLLEELLHKEREYQQVLKATLQQRTQDLDLVRVRHRAPDISPPSIFHIPADHEPDKQLADWLKKQGADPETIDKFALEEYTLTDVLNEVTRDDLRCLRLRGGVLCRIWRAIQRHRERARPKGDERSEDEA comes from the exons ATGGACAAGCGAGCCCACCTTGTCCCTCTAACAGAGTCCAGCATGATCTTG GCATCCAGCGGCAACTACTACTTCATCCCCTACATCGTGACGCCCAACCACGAGTACACCTGCTGCGAGAGTGACGCCCAGCGGAGGGCCAGCGAGTACATGCAGCCCAGCTGGGACAACCTCTTGGGGCCTCTGTGTGTTCCCCTAATGGACCGCTTCACCAGCCTGCTCAAGGACATACATGTCACATCCTG CGCCTCCTTCAAGGACACCTTGCTCAACGACATCCGGAAGGCCAGGGAGAAGTATCAAGGCGAGGAGCTGGCTAAGGAGCTCTCCCGCATCAAGCTCCGCATCGACAACACCGAAGTCCTCACGCAGGACATTGTCATGAATCTGCTCTTCTCTTACAGGGACATTCAG GACTACGATGCCATGGTCAAACTGGTGCAGACCTTGGAGATGCTGCCCACTTGTGACCTGGCGACACAGCCCATGATCCAGTTCCACTACGCCTTTGCGTTAAACAG GAGGAACAGTCCTGGCGACAGGGAGCAGGCCCTACGTGTGATGCTCCACGTCCTACAGTCGTGCGAACACCCGGCTCCTGACATGTTCTGCCTGTGCGGGCGAATATACAAGGACATTTTCCTGGACTCTGACTGCAAGGACACCAAGAACAGGGACAACGCTATACAGTG GTACAGGAAGGGCTTTGAGCTGCAGCCTACCCTCTACTCAGGCATTAACCTGGCCGTCCTCCTCATAGTTGCTGGCCAACAGTTTGAGAGCTCCATGGAATTGAGGAAAATTG GTGTTAGGTTGAACAGTCTGTTGGGACGCAAAGGTTCCCTGGAGAAAATGAACAACTACTGGGATGTGGGCCAGTTCTTCACTGTTAGCATGCTGGCTAGCGACATCCCGAAAGCCACCCAAGCTGCCGAGAAGCTCTTTAAGCTGAAGCCACCTCTCTG GTACCTGCGTTCTGTGGTGCAGAACCTACAGCTAATCCAGAGGTTTAAAAAGCAGTTGGTGGAACATTCCCCCCAGAGGGACAGACTCAACTTCTGGATGGACATCATCGTGGAGGCCACGCAGGGCACCACCAACCGACTGCGTTTTCCC GTGCTGATCCTGGAGCCCACTAAAGTGTACCAGCCTTCTTACGTGTCCATCAACAACGAGGCCGAAGAGAAGAACGTCTCCATCTGGCATGTGTCCCCTGCTGAAACG AAAGGCATCCACGAGTGGAACTTCACCGCCATGTCTATCAAAGGCATCAG CATCAGCAAGTTTGACGAACGTTGCTGCTTCCTCTATGTCCACGACAACTCTGATGACTTCCAGATTTATTTCTCCACCGAGGAGCAGTGTGCTCG GTTCTGCTCCATGGTGAAGGAGATGATATCGGACGGCACGGGTAACTCCGTGGAGTTGGAGGGCGAAGGAGACGGAGACACCTTGGAG TACGAGTACGACACGGACGAGACGGGCGACCGGGTGGTGCTCGGGCGAGGCACCTACGGAGTGGTGTACGCCGGGAGGGACGTCAGCAACCAGGTCCGAATTGCCATCAAGGAGATTCCGGAGAGAGACAGCAG GTACTCGCAACCTCTTCACGAAGAGATTGCCCTCCACAAGTACCTGAAGCACAGGAACATCGTTCAATACTTGGGCTCCGTTTCCGAGAATGGATACATCAAGATCTTCATGGAGCAAGTCCCCGGAG GGAGTTTGTCAGCATTGCTGCGCTCCAAGTGGGGTCCGCTGAAGGAAGCCACCATCATCTTCTACACCCGGCAGATCCTGGAGGGCCTGCGCTACCTGCACGAGAACCAGATCGTCCACAGGGACATCAAG GGTGACAACGTGCTGGTCAACACCTACAGTGGCGTCCTGAAGATTTCAGACTTTGGTACCTCCAAGCGGCTGGCAGGAGTCAACCCCTGCACCGAGACCTTCACGG GCACTCTGCAGTACATGGCTCCGGAGATCATCGACAAGGGTCCCCGAGGTTACGGAGCCCCGGCCGACATCTGGTCCCTGGGATGCACCATCATCGAAATGGCAACCGGGAAACCTCCCTTCCACGAGCTGGGCGAGCCGCAAGCCGCCATGTTTAAG GTGGGCATGTTCAAAATCCACCCGGAGATCCCCGAGTCTTTGTCGCCGGAGGCTAAGTCGTTCATCCTGCGCTGCTTCGAGCCCGACCCCCACAAGCGAGCGCTGGCCTCCGACCTCCTGAGGGACACCTTTGTGCGACACAACGCCAAGGGCAAGAAGAGCAAAATCGCATTCAAGGCCTCAG ACTACATCCACGTTTCGCTGCCGGTGCAGCTCCAGTGCGAGGCCGCAGGgagcagcagcagtgagcaCGGTTCCATGAGTCCCGACTGCGACTCCAAACACGACgtcttcttccacaaaaagaAAAGCTCTGGCTCGGAGAATCTGCTCAAGCCGCCCAACTCCAACTACCTGAG CGTTCCGGACGAGGGTTCGGTGTCGGAGGACCGCAGCGGGGCCCCGCCCTCGCCGGAGGACAGGGACGGCGGCCTCTTCTTGCTCAAGAAGGATAGTGAGAGGAGAGCTATTTTGTTCAAGGTCCTCAACGAGGACCAGGAGAAGGTCATCTCCAACCTGAAGGAGAATTACATCCAG GGCAGCGAGGAGCTGCAACTGTCTGTGGAGCACATCAAGCAGATCATCTGCATCCTGCGAGACTTCATCCATTCCCCAGAGAGGCGCGTCATGGCGGCCACCATCTCCAAGCTCAAGCTGGACCTGGATTTTGACTCCACCTCCATCAACCAGATCCAGTTGGTGCTTTTCGGCTTCCAGGACTCA GTGAACAAGGTCTTGAGGAATCATCACATCAAACCTCACTGGATGTTCGCCATGGACAACATCATCCGCAGGGCTGTGCAGGCCGCCATCACTATTCTCATTCCAG AGCTTCAGACGCACTTCGGCCCAGCGTCGGACTGCGAGGGAGCGGAGAAGGACGACGAGGTggatgaggaggaggcagaCTTCGGTCCGGTGTTGGCCTCGGCTGAGCCCGGGACCCCCGCCGAGCCCACGCCGCATTCGGCCGGCGCTGTGCCGCACCCGGCCCACGAGCACCAGCGCTCGCACCACCACCAGATGGGCGCGCAACTGGGCCGCCTCAAGCAAGAGACCAGCAG GCTTCTGGAGGAACTGTTGCACAAGGAGCGAGAGTACCAGCAGGTGCTGAAGGCCACGCTGCAACAGCGCACCCAAGACCTGGACCTGGTCCGAGTCCGCCACAGAGCACCAG ACATTTCTCCTCCCTCCATCTTCCACATTCCGGCGGACCACGAGCCGGACAAGCAGCTCGCCGATTGGCTGAAGAAGCAAGGGGCGGACCCGGAGACTATCGATAAG TTTGCGCTGGAAGAATACACGCTGACTGACGTCCTGAACGAGGTCACCAGAGACGATTTACGCTGTCTCCGCCTCAG GGGCGGCGTCCTTTGCCGGATCTGGCGGGCCATCCAGAGGCACCGGGAGCGAGCGAGGCCGAAGGGAGACGAACGCTCGGAGGACGAAGCCTGA
- the map3k15 gene encoding mitogen-activated protein kinase kinase kinase 15 isoform X1 → MEAGQSAQAADCMAGEHSTAMCMLERERERDRERAELSSPSPPAKQRSLRVVYVLNDGLKAVMASSPESGALQCLQRACDAESALLTTVTFGRLDFGETSVLDSFYDADVAVVDMSDVFRQPSLFYHLGVRESFDMANNVILYHDTDPDTAQSLKDMVAQKNTKAVGPSALGFPWVQLPPEYRGSGLRNQASSGNYYFIPYIVTPNHEYTCCESDAQRRASEYMQPSWDNLLGPLCVPLMDRFTSLLKDIHVTSCASFKDTLLNDIRKAREKYQGEELAKELSRIKLRIDNTEVLTQDIVMNLLFSYRDIQDYDAMVKLVQTLEMLPTCDLATQPMIQFHYAFALNRRNSPGDREQALRVMLHVLQSCEHPAPDMFCLCGRIYKDIFLDSDCKDTKNRDNAIQWYRKGFELQPTLYSGINLAVLLIVAGQQFESSMELRKIGVRLNSLLGRKGSLEKMNNYWDVGQFFTVSMLASDIPKATQAAEKLFKLKPPLWYLRSVVQNLQLIQRFKKQLVEHSPQRDRLNFWMDIIVEATQGTTNRLRFPVLILEPTKVYQPSYVSINNEAEEKNVSIWHVSPAETKGIHEWNFTAMSIKGISISKFDERCCFLYVHDNSDDFQIYFSTEEQCARFCSMVKEMISDGTGNSVELEGEGDGDTLEYEYDTDETGDRVVLGRGTYGVVYAGRDVSNQVRIAIKEIPERDSRYSQPLHEEIALHKYLKHRNIVQYLGSVSENGYIKIFMEQVPGGSLSALLRSKWGPLKEATIIFYTRQILEGLRYLHENQIVHRDIKGDNVLVNTYSGVLKISDFGTSKRLAGVNPCTETFTGTLQYMAPEIIDKGPRGYGAPADIWSLGCTIIEMATGKPPFHELGEPQAAMFKVGMFKIHPEIPESLSPEAKSFILRCFEPDPHKRALASDLLRDTFVRHNAKGKKSKIAFKASDYIHVSLPVQLQCEAAGSSSSEHGSMSPDCDSKHDVFFHKKKSSGSENLLKPPNSNYLSVPDEGSVSEDRSGAPPSPEDRDGGLFLLKKDSERRAILFKVLNEDQEKVISNLKENYIQGSEELQLSVEHIKQIICILRDFIHSPERRVMAATISKLKLDLDFDSTSINQIQLVLFGFQDSVNKVLRNHHIKPHWMFAMDNIIRRAVQAAITILIPELQTHFGPASDCEGAEKDDEVDEEEADFGPVLASAEPGTPAEPTPHSAGAVPHPAHEHQRSHHHQMGAQLGRLKQETSRLLEELLHKEREYQQVLKATLQQRTQDLDLVRVRHRAPDISPPSIFHIPADHEPDKQLADWLKKQGADPETIDKFALEEYTLTDVLNEVTRDDLRCLRLRGGVLCRIWRAIQRHRERARPKGDERSEDEA, encoded by the exons ATGGAAGCCGGCCAGAGCGCGCAAGCGGCGGATTGCATGGCGGGCGAGCACTCGACCGCTATGTGTATGCTGGAGCGGGAGCGAGAGCGGGACCGGGAGCGGGCTGAGCTGTCCAGCCCCAGCCCGCCGGCCAAGCAGCGCTCCCTGCGGGTGGTTTACGTGCTGAACGACGGGCTGAAGGCGGTGATGGCGAGCAGCCCGGAGTCCGGCGCTCTGCAGTGTCTGCAGCGGGCGTGCGACGCCGAGAGCGCCCTACTCACCACCGTCACCTTCGGCAGGCTCGACTTTGGGGAGACCTCCGTGCTGGACAGCTTCTACGACGCAG ACGTTGCGGTGGTGGACATGAGCGACGTCTTCCGCCAGCCGTCCTTGTTCTACCACCTGGGCGTGAGGGAGAGCTTCGACATGGCCAACAACGTCATCTTGTACCACGACACCGACCCCGACACGGCTCAGTCGCTCAAG GATATGGTTGCTCAGAAGAATACA aAAGCAGTTGGTCCTTCGGCGCTAGGTTTCCCCTGGGTCCAGCTGCCTCCGGAATACAGAGGCTCTGGCCTGCGCAATCAA GCATCCAGCGGCAACTACTACTTCATCCCCTACATCGTGACGCCCAACCACGAGTACACCTGCTGCGAGAGTGACGCCCAGCGGAGGGCCAGCGAGTACATGCAGCCCAGCTGGGACAACCTCTTGGGGCCTCTGTGTGTTCCCCTAATGGACCGCTTCACCAGCCTGCTCAAGGACATACATGTCACATCCTG CGCCTCCTTCAAGGACACCTTGCTCAACGACATCCGGAAGGCCAGGGAGAAGTATCAAGGCGAGGAGCTGGCTAAGGAGCTCTCCCGCATCAAGCTCCGCATCGACAACACCGAAGTCCTCACGCAGGACATTGTCATGAATCTGCTCTTCTCTTACAGGGACATTCAG GACTACGATGCCATGGTCAAACTGGTGCAGACCTTGGAGATGCTGCCCACTTGTGACCTGGCGACACAGCCCATGATCCAGTTCCACTACGCCTTTGCGTTAAACAG GAGGAACAGTCCTGGCGACAGGGAGCAGGCCCTACGTGTGATGCTCCACGTCCTACAGTCGTGCGAACACCCGGCTCCTGACATGTTCTGCCTGTGCGGGCGAATATACAAGGACATTTTCCTGGACTCTGACTGCAAGGACACCAAGAACAGGGACAACGCTATACAGTG GTACAGGAAGGGCTTTGAGCTGCAGCCTACCCTCTACTCAGGCATTAACCTGGCCGTCCTCCTCATAGTTGCTGGCCAACAGTTTGAGAGCTCCATGGAATTGAGGAAAATTG GTGTTAGGTTGAACAGTCTGTTGGGACGCAAAGGTTCCCTGGAGAAAATGAACAACTACTGGGATGTGGGCCAGTTCTTCACTGTTAGCATGCTGGCTAGCGACATCCCGAAAGCCACCCAAGCTGCCGAGAAGCTCTTTAAGCTGAAGCCACCTCTCTG GTACCTGCGTTCTGTGGTGCAGAACCTACAGCTAATCCAGAGGTTTAAAAAGCAGTTGGTGGAACATTCCCCCCAGAGGGACAGACTCAACTTCTGGATGGACATCATCGTGGAGGCCACGCAGGGCACCACCAACCGACTGCGTTTTCCC GTGCTGATCCTGGAGCCCACTAAAGTGTACCAGCCTTCTTACGTGTCCATCAACAACGAGGCCGAAGAGAAGAACGTCTCCATCTGGCATGTGTCCCCTGCTGAAACG AAAGGCATCCACGAGTGGAACTTCACCGCCATGTCTATCAAAGGCATCAG CATCAGCAAGTTTGACGAACGTTGCTGCTTCCTCTATGTCCACGACAACTCTGATGACTTCCAGATTTATTTCTCCACCGAGGAGCAGTGTGCTCG GTTCTGCTCCATGGTGAAGGAGATGATATCGGACGGCACGGGTAACTCCGTGGAGTTGGAGGGCGAAGGAGACGGAGACACCTTGGAG TACGAGTACGACACGGACGAGACGGGCGACCGGGTGGTGCTCGGGCGAGGCACCTACGGAGTGGTGTACGCCGGGAGGGACGTCAGCAACCAGGTCCGAATTGCCATCAAGGAGATTCCGGAGAGAGACAGCAG GTACTCGCAACCTCTTCACGAAGAGATTGCCCTCCACAAGTACCTGAAGCACAGGAACATCGTTCAATACTTGGGCTCCGTTTCCGAGAATGGATACATCAAGATCTTCATGGAGCAAGTCCCCGGAG GGAGTTTGTCAGCATTGCTGCGCTCCAAGTGGGGTCCGCTGAAGGAAGCCACCATCATCTTCTACACCCGGCAGATCCTGGAGGGCCTGCGCTACCTGCACGAGAACCAGATCGTCCACAGGGACATCAAG GGTGACAACGTGCTGGTCAACACCTACAGTGGCGTCCTGAAGATTTCAGACTTTGGTACCTCCAAGCGGCTGGCAGGAGTCAACCCCTGCACCGAGACCTTCACGG GCACTCTGCAGTACATGGCTCCGGAGATCATCGACAAGGGTCCCCGAGGTTACGGAGCCCCGGCCGACATCTGGTCCCTGGGATGCACCATCATCGAAATGGCAACCGGGAAACCTCCCTTCCACGAGCTGGGCGAGCCGCAAGCCGCCATGTTTAAG GTGGGCATGTTCAAAATCCACCCGGAGATCCCCGAGTCTTTGTCGCCGGAGGCTAAGTCGTTCATCCTGCGCTGCTTCGAGCCCGACCCCCACAAGCGAGCGCTGGCCTCCGACCTCCTGAGGGACACCTTTGTGCGACACAACGCCAAGGGCAAGAAGAGCAAAATCGCATTCAAGGCCTCAG ACTACATCCACGTTTCGCTGCCGGTGCAGCTCCAGTGCGAGGCCGCAGGgagcagcagcagtgagcaCGGTTCCATGAGTCCCGACTGCGACTCCAAACACGACgtcttcttccacaaaaagaAAAGCTCTGGCTCGGAGAATCTGCTCAAGCCGCCCAACTCCAACTACCTGAG CGTTCCGGACGAGGGTTCGGTGTCGGAGGACCGCAGCGGGGCCCCGCCCTCGCCGGAGGACAGGGACGGCGGCCTCTTCTTGCTCAAGAAGGATAGTGAGAGGAGAGCTATTTTGTTCAAGGTCCTCAACGAGGACCAGGAGAAGGTCATCTCCAACCTGAAGGAGAATTACATCCAG GGCAGCGAGGAGCTGCAACTGTCTGTGGAGCACATCAAGCAGATCATCTGCATCCTGCGAGACTTCATCCATTCCCCAGAGAGGCGCGTCATGGCGGCCACCATCTCCAAGCTCAAGCTGGACCTGGATTTTGACTCCACCTCCATCAACCAGATCCAGTTGGTGCTTTTCGGCTTCCAGGACTCA GTGAACAAGGTCTTGAGGAATCATCACATCAAACCTCACTGGATGTTCGCCATGGACAACATCATCCGCAGGGCTGTGCAGGCCGCCATCACTATTCTCATTCCAG AGCTTCAGACGCACTTCGGCCCAGCGTCGGACTGCGAGGGAGCGGAGAAGGACGACGAGGTggatgaggaggaggcagaCTTCGGTCCGGTGTTGGCCTCGGCTGAGCCCGGGACCCCCGCCGAGCCCACGCCGCATTCGGCCGGCGCTGTGCCGCACCCGGCCCACGAGCACCAGCGCTCGCACCACCACCAGATGGGCGCGCAACTGGGCCGCCTCAAGCAAGAGACCAGCAG GCTTCTGGAGGAACTGTTGCACAAGGAGCGAGAGTACCAGCAGGTGCTGAAGGCCACGCTGCAACAGCGCACCCAAGACCTGGACCTGGTCCGAGTCCGCCACAGAGCACCAG ACATTTCTCCTCCCTCCATCTTCCACATTCCGGCGGACCACGAGCCGGACAAGCAGCTCGCCGATTGGCTGAAGAAGCAAGGGGCGGACCCGGAGACTATCGATAAG TTTGCGCTGGAAGAATACACGCTGACTGACGTCCTGAACGAGGTCACCAGAGACGATTTACGCTGTCTCCGCCTCAG GGGCGGCGTCCTTTGCCGGATCTGGCGGGCCATCCAGAGGCACCGGGAGCGAGCGAGGCCGAAGGGAGACGAACGCTCGGAGGACGAAGCCTGA